One genomic window of Malaciobacter molluscorum LMG 25693 includes the following:
- the glmS gene encoding methylaspartate mutase subunit S: MKVVTGVVGNDIHVVANRLIEISLQARGFEVFNLGVNTYLEEFIDAVIETNADILLISSLNGEAEGWCRELNILKSKYKSLKDVIFMLGGNLAVGEAKTEDIIPKFKNYGFDLVFHQVDLNTGLDELEKYVKLKR; this comes from the coding sequence ATGAAAGTAGTAACAGGAGTAGTAGGTAATGATATACATGTTGTTGCAAATCGACTAATCGAAATATCATTACAAGCAAGAGGGTTTGAAGTATTTAATTTGGGAGTTAATACTTACTTAGAAGAGTTTATAGACGCAGTTATAGAAACAAATGCCGATATATTATTAATATCATCGTTAAACGGTGAAGCAGAAGGCTGGTGTAGAGAGCTAAATATCTTAAAATCGAAATACAAATCTTTAAAAGATGTTATATTTATGCTAGGTGGAAACTTAGCAGTGGGAGAAGCAAAAACTGAAGATATTATTCCAAAGTTTAAAAACTATGGATTTGATTTAGTTTTTCACCAAGTAGATTTAAACACAGGTTTAGATGAATTAGAAAAATATGTTAAGCTAAAAAGATGA
- a CDS encoding RraA family protein, which yields MNFFTADICDNHFDKVDILGADFKSYGGLKKCEGEIITVKLDKHNKDLIKLLKDVSGEGKVVVVDVQMQYYAVVEDNLTKYAYDNKYSGIVINGYVRDTKNLKDFDIAIYAKGTCPRKYHKETDAQIGCKLDIDNVIINNGDYIYIDEDGIVITREKLI from the coding sequence ATGAACTTTTTTACAGCTGATATTTGTGATAATCATTTTGATAAGGTTGATATTTTAGGAGCTGATTTTAAATCTTATGGTGGTTTAAAAAAATGTGAAGGCGAAATAATAACTGTTAAATTAGATAAACACAATAAAGATTTAATAAAGCTATTAAAAGATGTAAGTGGTGAAGGCAAAGTTGTAGTTGTAGATGTTCAGATGCAATATTATGCAGTAGTTGAAGATAATCTTACAAAATATGCATATGATAATAAATATAGTGGAATTGTAATTAATGGATATGTTAGAGATACAAAAAACTTAAAAGATTTTGATATTGCAATTTATGCAAAAGGAACATGTCCTCGAAAATATCATAAAGAGACTGATGCTCAAATAGGCTGCAAGTTAGATATAGATAATGTTATTATAAATAATGGTGATTATATTTATATAGATGAAGATGGAATAGTAATTACAAGAGAGAAGTTAATATAA
- a CDS encoding tetratricopeptide repeat protein — protein sequence MNKSNCNIITSSLNNTSRKTKVDDIVSKEQNCLNITYINTDTIDSFESNLSKVCKNSASFYNISKKISSFIFSLISVLVIMFAIISASIYEDISKKILFEMPFSWSLNDTVSLFFVALFFIGLVMMPSILDGESSQFKEFLLSWFNKDTRRLKRLSLMLGSIDKKTKVNIYNVDLLTSEHWFWKIVIKALLKRFISIDFYVRNDQVKTVEKRLKKLECLNIYIQKEKNFFEDDSVDLLLSNKEQKLFKLLQLSSSLIIKEDKNRFISLELFEYCGRNFLEDTKANNTQLISGFQNFINRSFDDFCFLRQEKSLQIYLTSNVKVQSLEDEQKRLSYHLRNHIESCVKNFNNPISLLILFYYVKDVVLDEKRYLIILEKFIDTVYEKQQYELIDLYWFDIASLMFDSSNIDNFDITNNSIYRKISIDALNKLIFLFERNGHFNQALLIVNYLYQINPNKYAVNLCSLYERMGQFDKAYSSLPSSMPLSTNQKPADSQVRYFQRKAWIIVSQRDINKKEEGIKCIAKLKELLFLHNEDNEPLWLWHYYNIKANYAEWEEDFELAILNYKKCLAIPTLGAFEYGATFVNISIAYRLMYKLNEVKNGEIINKSIKLGAIGISLKSSVGDRDEMPVVLHNQALNILTKQNLNEKEIIEVENMTSEGIKILDETSSIKRLGMLLIENIISKILSNKNIDNDINKLKNHWNSMDENEHKQIINLYKMFSQKYKIEFLETIK from the coding sequence ATGAACAAAAGTAATTGTAATATTATTACATCTTCTTTAAATAATACTTCAAGAAAAACAAAAGTAGATGATATAGTTTCAAAAGAGCAAAATTGTTTAAATATCACATATATAAATACAGATACAATAGATAGTTTTGAATCAAATCTTTCTAAAGTTTGTAAAAACTCAGCTTCTTTTTATAATATAAGTAAAAAAATATCCTCTTTTATATTCTCCTTGATTTCTGTACTTGTAATTATGTTTGCAATAATCTCAGCTTCAATATATGAAGATATTTCAAAAAAAATTCTTTTTGAAATGCCTTTTTCATGGAGCCTAAACGATACTGTTTCACTTTTTTTTGTAGCTTTATTTTTTATAGGTTTAGTAATGATGCCTTCAATCTTAGATGGGGAAAGTTCTCAATTTAAGGAGTTTTTATTATCTTGGTTTAATAAAGATACAAGAAGATTAAAAAGATTATCTTTGATGTTAGGTTCAATAGATAAAAAAACAAAAGTAAATATTTATAATGTTGATTTACTTACAAGTGAACATTGGTTTTGGAAAATAGTTATAAAAGCTTTATTAAAAAGATTTATAAGTATAGATTTTTATGTAAGAAATGACCAAGTAAAAACTGTTGAAAAAAGATTAAAAAAATTAGAGTGTTTAAATATTTATATTCAAAAAGAGAAAAACTTTTTTGAAGATGATAGTGTAGATTTACTTTTATCAAATAAAGAGCAAAAACTTTTTAAACTATTGCAACTTAGCTCTTCTTTAATAATAAAAGAGGATAAAAATAGATTTATATCTTTAGAGTTATTTGAGTATTGTGGAAGAAACTTTTTAGAAGATACAAAAGCTAATAATACACAGTTAATCTCAGGGTTTCAAAACTTTATAAATAGAAGCTTTGATGATTTTTGTTTTTTAAGACAAGAAAAGTCTTTACAAATTTATCTTACTTCTAATGTAAAAGTACAAAGTTTAGAAGATGAACAAAAAAGATTATCTTATCATCTAAGAAATCATATAGAAAGTTGTGTAAAAAACTTTAACAATCCAATATCTTTATTGATTCTTTTTTATTATGTAAAAGATGTTGTTTTAGATGAAAAGAGATATTTAATTATCTTAGAAAAGTTTATTGATACAGTATATGAAAAGCAACAATATGAGCTTATAGATTTATATTGGTTTGATATTGCAAGTTTGATGTTTGATTCTTCCAATATTGACAATTTTGATATAACAAATAACTCTATTTATAGAAAAATATCAATAGATGCTTTAAATAAACTTATTTTTTTATTTGAAAGAAATGGACATTTTAATCAAGCTTTATTAATTGTAAATTATTTATACCAAATAAACCCAAATAAATATGCTGTTAATTTGTGCTCATTATATGAAAGAATGGGACAATTTGATAAAGCATATAGTAGTTTACCCTCTTCAATGCCATTAAGTACAAATCAAAAACCAGCAGATTCACAAGTTAGATATTTTCAAAGAAAAGCTTGGATTATTGTAAGTCAAAGAGATATAAATAAAAAAGAAGAGGGTATAAAGTGTATTGCTAAACTAAAAGAGTTACTGTTTTTACACAATGAAGATAATGAACCATTATGGCTATGGCATTATTATAATATAAAAGCAAATTATGCAGAGTGGGAAGAGGATTTTGAACTTGCTATATTAAATTATAAAAAATGTTTAGCTATTCCAACTTTAGGAGCTTTTGAATATGGTGCTACATTTGTAAATATCTCAATTGCTTATAGATTGATGTATAAATTAAATGAAGTTAAAAATGGTGAAATTATAAATAAATCTATTAAATTAGGTGCAATTGGTATAAGTTTAAAATCTTCTGTTGGAGATAGAGATGAAATGCCTGTTGTATTACATAATCAAGCATTAAATATATTAACAAAACAGAATTTAAATGAAAAAGAGATTATAGAAGTTGAGAATATGACAAGTGAGGGTATAAAAATACTTGATGAAACTTCATCTATTAAAAGATTGGGAATGTTATTAATTGAAAATATTATTTCTAAAATCTTATCTAATAAAAATATAGATAATGATATAAATAAATTGAAGAATCATTGGAATTCTATGGATGAAAATGAACATAAACAGATAATTAATCTATACAAAATGTTTTCACAAAAATATAAAATTGAATTTTTAGAAACTATAAAATAA
- a CDS encoding ComEC/Rec2 family competence protein, which produces MNIESNSLLKNSKDFFVITIFLFVIFCFNSIKEYDNYKKLIVDDVFSTKARVLNIYNKKQFKILKLKSNNFIFYTRTRKDFKKNDFLEVLFISKYINFYDYIKGFFVKTLFITKKQNSKTINSFLSLKISKQHTNKTINEFFQAIFLAIPISMNLREYFSKVGISHLIAISGFHLGLFCFFIYNLLFFIYKPFHSKYFNYRNIKFDLLMVCSIFLLLYLVVIDFVPSFLRAFLMFILGIFFLRNNIKVLSFNTLFFTLILIISFNPKYLFSLSLWFSIVGVFYVYLFLYYFKYKSKIFIFIFFNIWIFLAMNPFIHYFFSITSYAQLLSFLVTLLFTIFYPVMLFLHMIGYGGLFDEYLIRLFYFDISSYDVSVSLSFVIFYSLISLLSVYKKIFFIVLNILIVLFFIYIYI; this is translated from the coding sequence ATGAATATAGAGAGTAATAGTTTACTAAAAAACTCAAAAGATTTTTTTGTTATAACCATTTTTTTATTTGTGATTTTTTGTTTTAATAGTATAAAAGAGTATGACAATTATAAAAAGTTAATAGTTGACGATGTTTTTTCTACTAAAGCAAGAGTATTAAATATTTATAATAAAAAACAATTCAAAATTCTGAAATTAAAAAGTAATAATTTTATTTTTTATACAAGAACTAGAAAAGATTTTAAAAAGAATGATTTTTTAGAAGTTCTTTTTATAAGTAAATATATAAATTTTTATGATTATATAAAAGGATTTTTTGTAAAAACACTATTTATTACAAAAAAACAAAATAGTAAAACTATTAACTCTTTTTTATCTTTGAAAATATCAAAACAACATACAAATAAAACTATTAATGAGTTTTTTCAAGCAATATTTCTAGCAATACCAATATCTATGAATTTAAGAGAATATTTTTCTAAGGTTGGAATATCTCATCTCATTGCAATATCTGGATTTCATTTAGGTTTATTTTGTTTCTTTATTTATAATTTACTTTTTTTTATTTATAAACCATTTCATAGTAAATATTTTAATTATCGTAATATAAAGTTTGATTTACTTATGGTATGTTCTATATTTTTATTACTATATTTAGTGGTTATTGATTTTGTTCCATCTTTTTTAAGAGCTTTTCTTATGTTTATTTTAGGTATATTTTTTCTAAGAAATAATATAAAAGTTTTATCTTTTAATACACTATTTTTTACATTAATATTAATTATCTCTTTTAATCCCAAATATTTGTTTTCTTTATCTTTATGGTTTTCTATTGTTGGTGTTTTTTATGTATATCTTTTTTTGTATTATTTTAAATATAAATCAAAAATATTTATATTTATATTTTTTAATATATGGATATTTTTAGCTATGAATCCTTTTATTCACTATTTTTTTTCTATAACTTCATATGCACAACTTCTGTCTTTTTTAGTTACTTTACTTTTTACTATATTTTATCCAGTGATGTTATTTTTGCACATGATTGGTTATGGTGGATTGTTTGATGAATATTTGATTAGATTGTTCTATTTTGATATAAGTAGTTATGATGTGAGCGTAAGTTTATCTTTTGTGATTTTTTATAGTTTGATTTCTTTACTGTCTGTATATAAAAAGATATTTTTTATAGTATTAAATATTTTAATTGTTTTATTTTTTATCTATATTTATATATAA
- a CDS encoding sensor domain-containing diguanylate cyclase, which produces MFKRTKLKLIFLSVFFILLYVIYIFSHKYLVDNYVSIETIHNKKDIKNLVKNISIQSQFLNSTIHTYSKWDDAYNFLQGKKPNFQKRDFRNSVESLKILSLDFFIYTDNDNVIKFCDCKKNDTIKTLFNETKKLFLNKDEASTIITIDKNIFYVIKSSVLKTNHTGKKVGNLYVAKLLNNTIKSFTNRSFQFINLVKEKIISPDGELEFNNMKVKYKIIEDNSFIDNYLEFIDANNNYITTLKVSNYRDYIVQGKETTFIFNIIISIVLAIIFYMSYRYQIITKSYTEKLERDVQRRTKELKQSNKELHELAYKDFLTKIDNRRSFFIKVQKLLKDTIFRRELVHIVMIDVDNFKQINDKYTHDIGDIVLKKFASILKKHITHNDLCARIGGEEFVIAFSDISTKEVIQKVEAIRKETEESKIILDKNRFFNFTASFGISDNKETNNIDKILHKADSFLYEVKRNGKNHIRYR; this is translated from the coding sequence ATGTTTAAAAGAACAAAACTTAAACTTATTTTTTTAAGTGTTTTTTTTATTTTATTATATGTTATTTATATCTTTAGTCATAAATATTTAGTGGATAATTATGTATCAATTGAAACAATACATAATAAAAAAGATATTAAAAATTTAGTAAAGAATATAAGTATTCAATCTCAATTTTTAAACTCGACTATTCATACTTATAGTAAATGGGATGATGCATATAATTTCTTACAAGGCAAAAAGCCAAACTTTCAAAAAAGAGACTTTAGAAATAGTGTAGAGTCATTAAAAATATTATCTTTAGATTTTTTTATTTATACTGATAATGACAATGTTATTAAATTTTGTGACTGTAAAAAAAATGACACTATAAAAACGCTTTTTAATGAAACTAAAAAATTATTTCTTAATAAAGACGAAGCAAGTACAATTATAACTATTGATAAAAATATTTTTTATGTTATAAAATCTTCTGTCTTAAAAACTAACCATACTGGCAAAAAAGTGGGAAATCTCTATGTTGCAAAATTATTAAATAATACAATTAAGTCATTTACAAATAGAAGTTTTCAATTTATAAATTTAGTTAAAGAAAAAATTATTTCTCCTGATGGTGAGCTAGAATTTAATAATATGAAAGTAAAATATAAAATAATTGAAGATAATAGTTTTATAGATAATTACTTAGAATTTATAGATGCAAATAATAATTATATAACTACATTAAAAGTTTCTAATTACAGAGACTATATTGTTCAAGGAAAAGAGACAACATTTATATTTAACATAATAATATCAATAGTTTTGGCAATAATATTTTATATGTCTTATAGGTATCAAATAATAACAAAAAGTTATACTGAAAAATTGGAAAGAGATGTTCAAAGAAGAACTAAAGAGTTAAAACAATCAAATAAAGAATTGCATGAATTAGCTTATAAAGATTTTCTAACAAAAATAGATAACAGAAGAAGCTTTTTTATAAAAGTACAAAAATTATTAAAAGATACAATTTTTAGAAGAGAATTAGTTCATATTGTAATGATTGATGTTGATAATTTTAAACAAATAAATGATAAATATACTCATGATATTGGAGATATAGTTCTTAAAAAGTTTGCTTCCATACTAAAAAAGCATATTACGCATAATGACTTATGTGCAAGAATAGGTGGAGAAGAGTTTGTGATAGCATTTAGTGATATTTCTACGAAAGAAGTTATTCAAAAAGTTGAGGCAATTAGAAAAGAGACAGAAGAGAGTAAGATAATATTAGACAAAAATAGATTTTTTAATTTTACTGCTAGTTTTGGAATTAGTGATAATAAAGAGACAAATAATATTGATAAAATTTTACATAAAGCAGATTCTTTTTTATATGAAGTTAAAAGAAACGGAAAAAATCACATAAGATATAGATAA
- the ovoA gene encoding 5-histidylcysteine sulfoxide synthase has translation MNFRADTINLQEGTIEGKREEIKKYFLQTYELDEKLFDLLKDKKSIYKQPNRLRHPLIFYYGHTATFFINKLMVSKIISKRVNKNFESIFAIGVDEMSWDDLNNKNYTWPEFDEVKKYRDEVKEVVLNVIDNIQFTMPINWDSPMWIILMGIEHENIHIETSSVLLRELNISHFIEEEPFLYITKYSKQYPQNELIDVKGGEVILQKDRKNPIFYGWDNEFSYHKATIKDFKASKYLVSNGEFLEFVKDKGYSKLKYFSKDGLKWLDFTQAKMPTFWIKKDDEYYLRQISNIVPLPLNYPVDINVYEAEAFCKYKSEKLGFEVRLPTEDEYYRLYDYVDAQNKDANIGFKYFNQTPVDMYSFDNFYDVKGNVWQWSITPMYPFDDFKTHNAYDDFTTPTFDDRHALIKGGSFISLGNEILKSARYAFRKHFFQHAGFRYVKSDNEFRTKLNDNVYETDELISQYCEFHYGKEFFNVENFPKKSVELLKPYLKNINTNSALDLGCSVGRSTFELAKTFDKVLGIDFSANFINVGVKLKKYENLTYKVRVEGELFDDKKVSLSKLGLENIKNKVEFMQGDACNLKSLYSGYNLIFCSNLIDRLYYPQKFLDDIPNRVKENGLLVILSPYTWLEEYTPKSNWLGGFYKDNKEIKTIETLKDNLEDRFELLDLIDVPFVIKETSRKFQHTVSQMSVWKKKEK, from the coding sequence ATGAATTTTAGAGCAGATACCATAAATTTACAAGAAGGAACAATTGAAGGAAAAAGAGAAGAAATAAAAAAATATTTTCTTCAAACTTATGAATTAGATGAAAAACTATTTGATTTATTAAAAGATAAAAAATCAATATATAAACAACCAAATAGACTAAGACATCCTTTGATATTTTATTATGGACATACTGCAACTTTTTTTATAAATAAACTTATGGTTAGTAAGATAATATCAAAAAGAGTAAATAAAAACTTTGAATCAATATTTGCAATTGGTGTAGATGAAATGAGTTGGGATGATTTAAATAATAAAAATTATACTTGGCCAGAGTTTGATGAGGTAAAAAAATATAGAGATGAGGTAAAAGAAGTTGTATTAAATGTTATTGATAATATACAGTTTACAATGCCAATAAATTGGGATAGTCCTATGTGGATTATTTTAATGGGGATAGAACATGAAAATATACATATAGAGACATCATCTGTATTATTAAGAGAATTAAATATTTCTCACTTTATTGAAGAAGAACCTTTCCTTTACATTACTAAATATAGTAAACAATATCCTCAAAATGAATTAATTGATGTAAAAGGTGGAGAAGTTATACTTCAAAAAGATAGAAAAAATCCTATATTTTACGGTTGGGATAATGAATTTTCTTATCATAAAGCAACAATAAAAGATTTTAAAGCTAGTAAATATCTTGTATCAAATGGAGAATTTTTAGAATTTGTAAAAGATAAAGGATATTCAAAATTAAAATATTTTTCGAAAGATGGTTTAAAATGGCTCGATTTTACACAAGCAAAAATGCCAACATTTTGGATAAAAAAAGATGATGAGTATTATTTAAGACAAATAAGTAATATTGTTCCTTTACCTTTAAATTATCCTGTTGATATAAATGTTTATGAAGCTGAAGCTTTTTGTAAATATAAAAGTGAGAAATTAGGTTTTGAAGTAAGATTACCAACAGAAGATGAATATTATAGACTTTATGATTATGTTGATGCACAAAATAAAGATGCAAATATTGGCTTTAAATATTTCAATCAAACACCTGTTGATATGTATAGTTTTGATAATTTTTATGATGTAAAAGGAAATGTATGGCAATGGAGTATTACTCCTATGTATCCATTTGATGATTTTAAAACACATAATGCATATGACGATTTTACTACTCCAACTTTTGATGATAGACATGCTTTAATAAAGGGCGGTTCTTTTATCTCTTTAGGAAATGAAATCTTAAAAAGTGCAAGATATGCATTTAGAAAACATTTTTTTCAACATGCAGGTTTTAGGTATGTAAAATCAGATAATGAGTTTAGAACTAAATTAAATGATAATGTATATGAAACAGATGAATTAATTTCTCAGTATTGTGAGTTTCATTATGGAAAAGAGTTTTTTAATGTAGAAAATTTTCCAAAAAAATCTGTAGAGTTATTAAAACCTTATTTAAAAAATATTAATACAAACAGTGCATTAGATTTAGGTTGTTCTGTTGGTAGAAGTACTTTTGAGTTGGCAAAAACTTTTGATAAAGTTTTAGGAATTGATTTTAGTGCTAATTTTATTAATGTTGGAGTAAAACTAAAAAAATATGAAAATTTAACTTATAAAGTAAGAGTTGAAGGTGAACTATTTGATGATAAAAAAGTGTCATTAAGTAAACTTGGACTTGAGAATATTAAAAATAAAGTAGAATTTATGCAAGGTGATGCTTGTAACTTAAAGAGTCTATATAGTGGATATAATTTGATTTTTTGCTCAAATTTAATAGATAGATTATATTATCCACAAAAATTCTTAGATGATATTCCAAATAGAGTCAAAGAAAATGGTTTACTTGTAATTTTATCTCCTTACACGTGGTTAGAAGAATATACTCCAAAAAGTAATTGGTTAGGTGGTTTTTATAAAGACAATAAAGAGATAAAAACAATTGAAACATTAAAAGATAATTTAGAAGATAGATTTGAATTACTTGATCTAATTGATGTACCATTTGTAATAAAAGAAACATCAAGAAAATTTCAACATACAGTTTCTCAAATGAGTGTTTGGAAGAAAAAAGAAAAATAA
- a CDS encoding GGDEF domain-containing protein has translation MYKISIDKNLFEDILLKRVTILKKDTTQYWKKELIEPTIINDKIRYSIKQVDKIKLTNGLGEDKPSIVIECKNIDYNTKNNQFEFKLGKIFEQRNTDIEEDYKDTLIEQLLREKAQLEDNINKDHLTQVYNRRKMENDLNIYINQNNVNILNTVFIDADRFKGINDNFGHDYGDKVLVYIAQKLKEYAKILNGEVYRFGGEEFIILCFCKKEYLLENLLKLKEDIKYQKIFHPTRSISVTVSMGVSFFNDWKNKDIMIKKADEAVFDAKKKGRDRIEVYNV, from the coding sequence ATGTATAAGATTTCCATAGATAAAAACTTATTTGAAGATATATTATTAAAAAGAGTAACTATATTAAAAAAAGATACTACACAATATTGGAAAAAAGAGTTAATTGAACCTACAATAATTAATGATAAAATTCGTTATTCAATAAAACAAGTTGATAAAATAAAATTAACAAATGGTTTAGGTGAAGATAAACCATCAATTGTCATTGAATGTAAAAATATTGATTATAATACAAAAAATAACCAATTTGAGTTTAAACTTGGTAAAATATTTGAACAAAGAAATACAGATATTGAAGAAGATTATAAAGATACTTTAATTGAACAGTTATTAAGAGAAAAAGCACAATTAGAAGATAATATAAATAAAGATCATTTAACTCAAGTTTATAATAGAAGAAAAATGGAAAATGATTTAAATATATATATAAATCAGAATAATGTAAATATTTTGAATACAGTATTTATAGATGCTGATAGATTCAAAGGAATAAATGATAACTTTGGACATGATTATGGAGACAAAGTATTAGTTTATATCGCCCAAAAGCTAAAAGAATATGCCAAAATATTAAATGGTGAAGTTTATAGATTTGGAGGAGAAGAATTTATAATACTTTGTTTTTGTAAAAAAGAGTATTTACTTGAAAATTTATTAAAATTAAAAGAAGATATAAAATATCAAAAGATTTTTCATCCAACTCGTTCAATTAGTGTAACAGTTAGCATGGGTGTTTCTTTTTTTAATGATTGGAAAAATAAAGATATAATGATAAAAAAAGCTGATGAAGCTGTATTTGATGCTAAGAAAAAAGGCAGAGATAGAATAGAAGTTTATAATGTATAA
- a CDS encoding c-type cytochrome → MKKILIATSLFACAVFAADGATLYKKCATCHGINGEKQALGKSKVIKDLSKAEFINAMKGYKAGTYGGPMKGLMKGQVASLSDADIEALANHIAK, encoded by the coding sequence ATGAAAAAAATTTTAATCGCTACTTCACTTTTCGCATGTGCAGTATTTGCTGCTGATGGAGCTACATTATATAAAAAATGTGCTACTTGTCATGGAATAAATGGAGAAAAACAAGCTTTAGGTAAAAGTAAAGTTATAAAAGATTTATCAAAAGCTGAATTCATTAATGCTATGAAAGGTTACAAAGCAGGAACTTATGGTGGACCAATGAAAGGTTTAATGAAAGGTCAAGTTGCTTCTTTAAGTGATGCTGATATTGAAGCATTAGCTAATCACATAGCAAAATAA
- a CDS encoding gamma-glutamylcyclotransferase family protein codes for MYLFGYGSLINLNSAQKSFKRKISYKDLIPVKIKGLKKVWNAIEVVDFDDEKQVNTVFLNLQKDENSYANGVVVKITEDELELLKLREKNYSNIIIDKKNVINMTLDEDIITFMTTNEEKIAKKTNTNCVIASKYIDILTNSFENYDDEFVKEYKQQTLSNFPFELKEGTYKFSDPIQNKLAKEGVNEQK; via the coding sequence ATGTATTTATTTGGATACGGCTCATTGATTAATTTAAATAGTGCACAAAAATCTTTTAAAAGAAAAATCTCATATAAAGATTTAATACCTGTAAAAATAAAAGGTTTAAAAAAAGTTTGGAATGCAATAGAAGTTGTTGATTTTGATGATGAAAAACAAGTTAATACTGTTTTTTTAAATTTACAAAAAGATGAAAACTCTTATGCAAATGGGGTAGTTGTAAAAATTACAGAAGATGAATTAGAGTTATTAAAATTAAGAGAAAAAAATTATTCAAATATTATTATAGATAAAAAGAATGTAATTAATATGACTCTTGATGAAGATATAATTACTTTTATGACAACAAATGAAGAAAAAATTGCAAAAAAAACTAATACAAATTGTGTTATAGCATCTAAGTATATTGATATATTAACTAATTCATTTGAAAATTATGATGATGAGTTTGTAAAAGAGTATAAACAACAAACTTTAAGTAATTTTCCTTTTGAATTAAAGGAAGGAACATATAAATTCTCAGATCCAATTCAAAATAAATTAGCAAAAGAGGGTGTTAATGAACAAAAGTAA